A single region of the Lycium barbarum isolate Lr01 chromosome 2, ASM1917538v2, whole genome shotgun sequence genome encodes:
- the LOC132628735 gene encoding uncharacterized protein LOC132628735: protein MEEESLGEDLTVVQVNFDADEMEGYVETINTLEGLGSYTYHLRNLDLDLANRTTPPAKPSILEEDRKSSVEQQRRLNHNMQEVVKKEFINFLDVEVVYLIAGSKWHICMDYRKLNTTTCKDHFSMPFIDQILHRLAGRMSIFSDMVDDILEVFMDDFSVVGDSFDDYLDHLGQYQKAFDELKERLTSAPVIVTPNWSLPFELMCDASGFTIGAVLGKRHNKIMHPIYYASGTINAAQMNYIVSEQEMLAIVSAFEKFRSYLLGAMIVVYTDHATLRTCADNIIRRCIPGSEVLEILQACHDSSVGGHHSGTRTAAKVLECGYHWPTLFHDANLMVRSCDQYQRQGNISRRQGMPMNLVMEIEVFDVLWIDFMGPFVSSSGMKYILVAFDYVSKWVQAVVLPDNEAKSVNGQRVKHYYGCILGDKIVDRYRLKHLGTNPDPEF, encoded by the exons atggaagaagaaagtctggGAGAAGATCTTACTGTGGTTCAGGTGAACTTTGACGCTGATGAAATGGAGGGCTACGTGGAAACAATAAATACGCTTGAGGGTCTGGGTTCTTACACTTACCACTTAAGAAATCTTGATCTGGACcttgcaaatagaactactccaccagctaagccttctatt CTAGAGGAGGACAGAAAGTCGAGTGTTGAACAACAGCGGAGATTGAACCATAACATGCAAGAGGTTGTGAAAAAAGAGTTCATAAATTTCTTAGATGTTGAGGTAGTGTATCTGATTGCAGGCAGCAA ATGGCATAtttgcatggactataggaagctgaatacaaccacttgtaaagaccactttTCCATGCCGTTCATAGATCAGATACTGCATAGGCTGGCTGGGAG GATGTcaatcttttctgacatggtagatGACAtcttggaggtatttatggatgatttctctgttgtgGGCGATTCATTTGATGATTatcttgaccatctgggtcaa taCCAAAAGGCatttgatgaattgaaggagcgtCTCACTTCTGCTCCTGTTATCGTTACTCCTAATTGGTCCCTgccttttgagttgatgtgtgatgcgagTGGTTTCACGATAGGTGCTGTGCTTGGCAAGAgacacaataaaattatgcacccgatctactatGCTAGTGGGACTATTAATGCGGCGCAAATGAACTACATTGTGTCTGAGCAAGAGATGCTTGCTATAGTGTctgcttttgagaagtttagaTCTTATTTGTTGGGGGCCATGATTGTGGTGTACACAGATCATGCTACGTTGAG AACCTGCGCTGATAATATTATTCGGCGTTGTATTCCAGGGAGTGAGGTTTTGGAGATTTTGCAGGCTTGCCACGACTCTTCTgttgggggacatcatagtggtacgaggactgctGCAAAGGTTCTTGAATGTGGTTACCattggcctactctctttcatgatgctaatttgatGGTACGTTCTTGTGATCAGTACCAACGACAGGGGAATATTAGTAGGAGGCAAGGGATGCCTATGAACTTGGTAATGGAAATTGAGGTATTCGATGTTTTGtggattgattttatggggccctttgtaAGCTCTTCTGGCATGAAGTACATCTTGGTGGCTTTTGACTATGTTTCTAAATGGGTACAAGCGGTGGTTTTACCTGATaacgaagccaagagt gtgaacgggcaaAGGGTGAAGCATTACTATGGTTGCATTTTGGGGGATAAAATTGTCGATCGATATCGGTTGAAGCATCTGGGAACGAATCCTGACCCAGA GTTTTAG